In Paramisgurnus dabryanus chromosome 14, PD_genome_1.1, whole genome shotgun sequence, one genomic interval encodes:
- the LOC135758181 gene encoding uncharacterized protein has translation MRNTPGSVPTSESRRLTNWVTVRRHSRIRHPNHAPVLISNRFSPLSNTPAETSVKSALVIGDSILRNVDIEAPATIVDCIPGARASDIRSKLKVLANAKRKFSKIVIHAGMNDTRLRQSETTKDTIKEVCEIAKTMSDNVICSGPLPAYRGDETYSRLVSLHGWMSKWCPQHNVGFIDNWKHFWGRPDLLKRDGLHPSLEGSAILSRNLTNSLTFDIV, from the coding sequence ATGCGTAATACACctggctcggttccgacttcagagtcaaggcggctgactaactgggtgactgtcaggcggcatagtcgCATTCGTCACCCAAATCACgctcctgttttaatatcaaacagattttctccactcagcaatacaccggctgagacgtctgttaaaagtgccctggttattggagattcgatactcaggaacgttgacattgaggcaccagccaccatagtcgattgtataccgggagccagagcatctgacattagatcaaaacttaaagtgctggctaatgctaaacgtaagttttctaagattgttattcacgccggcatgaatgacaccagactccgccagtcggagaccaccaaagatactattaaagaggtgtgtgaaattgcaaaaacaatgtcagacaatgtaatttgctctggtcccctccccgcctaccggggggatgaaacttacagtagattagtgtctcttcatggctggatgtcaaagtggtgccctcagcataacgtagggtttatagacaattggaagcatttctggggaagacctgacctgctaaagagagatggcctccatccgtctctggaaggaagtgctatactctctagaaatctgaccaatagtcttacttttgatattgtctga